The genomic segment atgatcaaaagcaaaatttaaaagaaacccACGATTCTATTTCATTTTCTGTGACAGAACGTGAAATTCTTGCCTCCACAGATGTAGCTGACAGGTTCTGGTTGAGGATCCATAGCTCAGCAGAGagggttttagggtttctctcttttttggttTGACAATTTAACGACCTGGCGTGCGCGTTTgagttttatttcatattttccaTAAGTTAGTGTATTTGTGGGGAAGGTTCTAGACTTGGGCCTGTACTGGATCACAGTTACTAGACTTTTTTCTAAATAGTTAATTTGGAATTCGGCTGATCCGGCCTGAATCCCGAGCTAGATTTCAAAAAATTAGTCAACTCAAAGTTTAAAGTTGACTTAATCAGCTGGACGGATCAAAACATATAACCGGTCAGAActtaatttagctttttttttattttattttttaaaaaataacatcatttttattcatctatATTAACTCACTCAacctatattttatatcaaatcatcGAACAAAATCTGATGCAATAACTTCACGATTTATTACTTGTATTGTgtagaatttaaaaattattaaaaaataaaaattaatttgttctttGCAAAGGAAGTCATGAAGTTCCACCATGGTCCaaagtaattataattacaagaaaCTCTAAAatgtatcatttttttattatatcaatttataatgatttttttttataatttagtccttaaactTTATTTCCCAaatcttttcttaaaataaaaaggatacaaattatattttaaactatacaAGATGAGCTAaatcagttttaaaaaaattacgtgTGAGGACTGGTCCTTAGACCTAGCAATCAATCTATTATATGAATGAAATGAGTTTTTAGAAACAAAGTCGGTGAGCATGGGATCATAGTTAGAAACAAAACTATACTGGTTGCAAAGAGTTATAACCAAGAAAAAGgcattgattataaaaaaacccatgagcAATTTAAGTTAaggagggatgaaattaaaaatgaggGACCATAGtataaaacaaggaaaaaaaatagcaatttagAAAGTAGggcaaaaatttattttggtcctcttatattttaaattataacttttttggttccttaatattttaaaattttaattgtggtacaaaaccttatttttcttacttttcaattagttatttgaaaaatgaaagagaaagtCATCGGATGTCAGTGATAGACAGAGAAAATATTGGTTGACATTGAtataacccataaaaaaaaattaattttgatgtcaATGAGTTCCATTCAATGAGATGAGTCAAATAGGTGTTATTTGGCCTTCCCATTGCCCGGGATTGTAGATCTTAGCTTgagaaggttttttttgttttagtttgattttagatcaatttttaggttattttgagTCATATACGAGTTTATAAAGTATATAAAGTGTTTGagtcaatttttgaaaaaaatggttgaGAAATAGATGTTTAGGTGAAAAAGTCACCACCTTCGATTTTCAAGTTATCACAGTAGCTAGAATTTAGGGAGAAGCAAATAACGCGTTGTCTATCTTACCAGACGAAATgtcatcaacttttttttttatctaaagaaTTTAGAGATATAATACAGGTTATCTACCccttaaaaacctaaaaaaaaagaagtcaagcCAAGCGTGCTAAGCCACCCAAACAAGGTTTGTAGGCATGAGTATTTTGTttgtcaattgattttttttcttttattaattttatgatttaatgttgagtttttattgatttattgagattttttttggattttaacacattttaaataaaattttatgatgttttttaatgcaatacgatttaatttttacttagtTCACGTAtaagattttatctttttaatgatattagGAGGTATTCTTTCCATGTAACCTACTTAaatttgttctttaattttatccaattattttatgaaaagtgttttttttatttgattaaacaaaatattattttcaagaaataaagttattaaatataattaggtAGAAGTTCTGTgcgatattaaattttttaatttatatttatttatttaaatatacatggataaatttttgagtttattattataatatttttttatataaaagaaatagttaaaagagtgcatatttatttttctttatgttgaaaaaaaaaaaaaaccgacgcTAGCAAGTTGATGGCCTACACCCGTCGAAATATCTTGTTTTGCAAAGGAAGTCGTAGATGGCCACCTCCTCATCTGTCTTGTTCCCAGCAGAGTTTCgtgaagtttttgttttctcagCCACAAAACAAGAGAAGTTCACATTAGTTGTCCaggaaaaaatcaaacaaacaaaatccaTCGTTTCAATGACACTTGACATACATACAGTGATGTAGAGCACTGAATATTACTCGCACGTATGTATGTCCAGGTCTCTTTTCTCTCCTTCATTTATTCTCCTGTAACGGCTGCACATCCTTTCGTTTCCCTGGCAACATGGGTTTTTCTCGGAACTTGTTTCTGATCATCACAGCTTCAGTGATCCTTGTTGACGTTGCTGCAGCTTGCTCTAATGGACAATGCAAGGTTTGTGTCTTCTCTTTTACTTGCACGTCATCAAGAATCATTTTAAgctctgattgtttttttttttgctaatccATCTTTGtaaatttcaatatttagaTACTCGATGAATGTTCATCGAACCAAGATTGTGGAGCTGGACTCTATTGTTTCTCTTGTCCAGCAGGATTTTCAGGTTCTAGATGTGTAAGATCAACCATCACAAACCAATTCAAGCTTCTGGTACTTCCCTATTTCTCTTTTTGCTCAATAATTATGAGGGTCATGAGTTTGCTAGGGCAACATTTAGTTCGCACACGCTTGATTGATTCATCTTGACTGGTTTGTTTTGCAATTTGTCTTTACACGATGAACACAACTACACAAGACAGACTTTTGGTTTAGGTCTGTTGCTTGATGATACCATGAAGATGGGGAGGGTGAGTGTTACAAATCAAAAGAGGAAAAGTAATAGATATAGGCCATACATTTTCTTCATCAAGTGAGAATTGGaatggatattgatgggaaTGTTCTATATCAACCAAGGATTTCTTTCCGGACAATTTCCAGGAAGGTCATCAGCCACAACCACCAGGAATTCACTCTGCACCACGCAAATTGGACGAATAGTAGGGTGGCTAGTGTACTGTTGTTTTTGAAATGGAGGGCCTGCCTTGGCCATGGCCCATTTAATAATAGACTGAGACCTGCCTTAATAAAAAGGGGCCCTCCTTAAGATGGAGGAGTACCGACTGAATTCAGTGACTGTTGATACCGAGTTGCAGAGTAGTGGAACTCTTGTTGTGGGCCTTGTGGCTCAGGAAACTGGTAGATTCAGAATTATAAAGAAGCTGGGAATTCCGAGTGGAAAGCTGCAGAATTGGATATTGCATCATAAATGAATCTTCTGTTCGTAATATCATTTTCAACTTGAATCATTGTTATGTTTATAGGGTGCACCTCGTAAATAAATGTAGTCTGAGGAAGTGTGCAGGCTTTTATGGTTAcagtttaaaaatgaaaatcaagatttcaagaaagAATTTGGAGTAAAACTGAGCTGACGTAAACGATTTCCTATCTCACAACCATTACACAAATTAAGtaacttttcttctctcttcttaatAGAACAATTCCCTGCCGTTCAACAAATATGCATTTCTGACGACCCACAATGCATTTGCTATTGATGGATACCCATCCCACACCGGAATCCCTCGAATCACAGTCACCAATCAAGAAGACAGAATCACAGAGCAACTAAATGTAAATGTTTTTTCCTCCTTACACAATTCCCTTTTTTCCTTACCATGTTAGAACTACTTTTCGTCAATTAACAAGTTCCATTAATAATTTGACTGCAGAATGGAGTTCGAGCCTTGATGCTTGATACCTATGATTTTCGTGGAGATGTATGGTTATGCCATTCATTTAAAGGAAAATGCTATGACTTTACTGCATTTGTATGTACATTGATTCCCTACTGAgtcatatgattttatttttccttctattttttatgatgtGTGAAATGTAAACGTTTGCCCCAGTAGGGTCCAGCTATTGACACTCTTAAGGAAATTGAAGCTTTCTTATCAGCAAATCCAACAGAGATTGTTACATTAATCTTAGAAGATTATGTTCAAGCCCCCAATGGACTGACCAAGGTCTTCGCTGATGCTGGGCTAATGAAATATTGGTTTCCTGTGTCAAAAATGCCCAAAAATGGTCAGGATTGGCCACTAGTTAGTGACATGGTTCAGAACAACCAAAGACTACTTGTCTTCACTTCAATTCAATCCAAGGAAGCAAGTGAAGGCATTGCTTACCAATGGAATTACATGGTTGAAAATCAATGTaagaaattttctttcaattttttacttgtAGAATTTGTGATACCATATGCATAGtttaaacactttttttttgtggcaGATGGGGATGATGGCATGAAAGCAGGAAGCTGCCCTAATAGAAAAGAGTCACCTCCTCTtgacgacaggagtagatcatTGGTGTTGGTAAATTACTTTAGGTCTATTTCCATGAAGAAACTCTCTTGTGAAGATAACTCAGAAAATCTCATAAACATGCTTCGTACTTGTGACGGTGCTGCTGCCAGCAGATGGGCAAATTTTGTTGCTGTAAATTATTACAAGGTATACTTATCACATGCaaattatctaataatttcaagttcaattaacATTCGAAACAGAATACAAGAGCTCAGaagaaacataatattttttttctgggtgcATGGGGCTGCAGAGGAGTGAAGGAGGAGGATCATTTCAAGCTGTGGACTTGCTAAATGGGAAGCTATTGTGCGGGTGTGATGATATCCATGCATGTGTGGTAAGTTCTAACGAGGACTGAGTTTACTAATTGCcatatcaaattgattttaatgctTGCATTACTATTCCAAACCacattttgtgtttattttacaGTCTTGTGATTGCATGAACTTATTATTCTGGTTTGGACTCATGTGGACAATAGGGCATGGCCAAATTAGCTCATCAAATCTCCTAcccaaattaatcaagttttccATGATAATGTGATCCCAATTCTGGAAAATTTATCTAACCATACAATGTATCTTCTTCTACTTGCAGCCTGGATCCACTTCAGGAGCCTGCTCTCTCTAATAGCGATGACAACCATTCATAACCCAGTAGACTAGGAATTTGGGAggtttgtattttgtaataaaattgaTCCAATATTACTTGAGAAAATGTTATACATTGTGTAGCTACAATGCTGGAGCCAAAGAATATTACGTCaaccaaattgaagaaacttCCTCCAGGTCCAAGAAATTTACCCCCTCGGCCCCAAACTCAAGTGATTTGAGACGGGCTCACGAAGAAGACAATTTAATCTAAAAGTCAATGATACTAATCCAACTTTATCTAAATGgatagatttttttaagatattactCGAGCGATGATGAatgtgatataaatattattaaatttgatataaaaattaatttaaaatatatatttatattatacaaatatataaatagaacatttatatatatttttaatatatatatatatatgttactattttattttttattgtttaataaataatagttgaataatgaataaaaaataaatatttaatatatataaaaaaacacggATAACATTAACATTCCTACTCGCAAAGAGTCCATCCAGCTTCATAGCATACGGACCTTCATTTACAAATCTAGCAAGAATTTGaagtaattatttaaatgttAGTTGTGCAGTGGAAATCAATTAACtaactataactaaaaaggTTTCATGTTTTACTATAGATTGAATTACTGTGGATTAAGGGTGATTTTACTGTAAATTGTAAGTGATTTTACTTTTATTGTACTCTTTAAGTTTACTCTCTATTGGGCTCTTTCAAAACGTATGAGAGTGGACACAAACGCATTGCATTGTGGGCAACACTGTAAGCATATATTGTTTTCACTGTGGACGACAATTGAGAATCGTTCCCCTGTTGTGTTTTTTGTCAAGAATTGCACCTAAGGGCGTTATCTTATCTGCCAAAAGTTGTTGAGTCTAGTTGCTAAGTCAGGcctaaaacactttaaaaaagtGTCAATAGTGTTGTTCGAcccaaaacacttcaaaaaaaagCTGAGTCTAGTTGACCAAGTTGAGGCTGAAAATGAGCGTCTGACCCAAGTTGCTTGAGAGTGGCAGGGGAGTAGACCCAAGTCCATTGAGTCTTACAGCCCTACTTGACCTAAAACATTTGGGTTAAGCGTCTTTGCCCAACTTTAATGGGTTAGGGTTGCAGTTAAATCAAAAACTCTTGGAAGTGACATTTAAGAGCGGGCTAAAACTCTTGGACCTAatgttgcagccagacccatTTAAACTTaggtaagtttaatattattattaatattataaatattattatttatattataaatctttttaattttaatattactaatattaaaaatactattatttgtgttataaattttcttatttttagtataattaatattatttgtattataaatttctTAGGTTTGGAAGGGCATGTTAGACCCAAGTTGTTTGTGAATGGCAGGGGAGCAGACTCGTGTTTCTTGGATCCTGCAGTCCTACTTAGCCTAAAACAGTTGAGTCAGACATCCTCACCCAACTCTAATAGGTTCGGGTTGTagttatataattgaatttatcattatataaaataattatttaaaaataatttttaaatttagagtGTTTGAAATGATCATTTCTAAAATTCTTAGAGGTGAGGGATGATCGTAGAATCCTACCAAATTTTATGAAGGATAGTATAAAATCCTCAACATTaacctaagaaaaaaaagagaaattctaaaaaacattatgtttTCCATTATAACTAAATAGGTGATATATCCTTCCACAATTTATCATCTTATTAGCAATCTCTCTTACATGTATTAATATATTCATGGatcttgaattatattttttaaaaaattatattttattaaatacaccgagtcaatataatattaagttttttatcatgatttttaaatcTCATCTCGAGTTTAATTTAGaacaaaaatttagatttttgatTGAATCATATCAGATCAATTctcttttacttgtttttagTTGAAACTCAACTCGGTCAATGCTCAAGGAGCTCGTTTGGAAACGCGAACCAcctgcttttttaaaaaattcaattttttttgctaaaatttttttttacatgttttggatcgttttgatgcgttgattttaaaaataatttttaaaaaataaaaaaatatattttaatataaaaaatattttaaaaaataaatacaaccacactttcaaataatCGGTTTTTAAATCAATGctttcaatattattagaaaacaattaatttaatagtgAAAATTAACTCGAAAACACAATTGAcctagaaaaaggaaaaaacaaattatgggctacaacaacaacaagacgTGATAGTTACCAAGTTgatattctaatttttaaaaacagcaTGATACAAAAACATGCCGTGCATGTGAGCTGCGATACAGCGCGCGCCCACCTCCAAAACCGTCCTATCTCTCCGCTCCGCCTCTCctcctctctgtctctctctctctaacatttctaatatatgtttttttatcactatCTTCGCCCTTTGAATCGGACTTTCAACGCACGAGGTTCGCCGGCTTCAACCCAAATCCGACGTCCACATGGACAAAGCCGCCGGTGAACCCCTGAAACAATACCATCGTCAGCGTCACCATCACAATGATCATCATAATTTACCAACTCCGACGTCTTTAAAGGCGTCGGATGCTCTGCCATTACCACTTTACCTTACGAACGGTTTGTTCTTCGGGCTGTTTTTCTCCGTAGCCTACTTCCTCCTTCACCGTTGGCGTGAAAAGATCCGCAACTCCACTCCCCTTCATATCCTTACTTTCCCTGAAATCGCTGGGATAGTTTGTTTGTCTGCTTCGGTTGTTTATCTTCTTGGTTTCTTTGGGATTGGCATCGCTCAATCTTTTATCTCTCGAGGGTCACAGGATTCTTGGGACGTAGAGGAAGATCAAATGATGGAGAAAAAGGGTGGGCTTTGTGCTGCAGAAAAATGTTCAGGTCCTGCAAAAAGTCCTGCTGCATCACTTGCTTGCACTCTTGCTCCGGTTCCGAGTGCGAGAGCCGTTAGCACAATGTTTCAAACACCATTGTTAGGCAGTGATGACGAGGAGGTTATCAAAGGAGTAGTATCTGGGGACATTCCTTCGTATTCTCTCGAATCAAAGCTTAGCGATTGCAAAAGGGCAGCTGTTATTCGTCGTGAAGCGCTTCAGAGAATGACAGGGAGGTCTTTGGAAGGACTGCCACTGGAGGGGTTTGATTATGAGTCAATATTGGGGCAGTGTTGTGAGATGCCTGTTGGGTATGTGCAGATTCCTGTGGGGGTTGCAGGGCCTTTGTTGCTTGACGGGAAGGAGTATACGGTTCCAATGGCTACTACTGAGGGGTGCTTGGTGGCCTCTACAAATAGAGGGTGCAAGGCTATTTATGCATCAGGTGGGGCTAGTTCTGTTTTGCTTAGAGATGGCATGACTAGAGCTCCTGTTGTCAGGTTTGGGACTGCTAAAAGGGCTGCTGAGTTGAAGTTCTTTACCGAGGATCCTGCAAATTTCGACACCCTTTGCGTTGTTTTCAACAGGTTCTTGTTTTTCTcctaattcttgatttttttccccaattttttgaagaaaataaatatttttttggttatatatatatatatatatatatatatatatataatcttccTTTTACAAATTTAATCCTTGTCTTTTTAGTCTTCTTTGGCTTGAAAtgattaatttcttgatttcttgaaattgaaaattgtcCATCCCCTAggttaaaaagattaatttcatCCAAAGAGCTAGAAAGTTGGTACCATATGATTTTGGATACttccttatttttctattttatttggttttttttttaaagtatgtcTCTGTATTTTTCCTCCTGGTAgaaattttcttgttcttttggaaatatttttttgttggtggaTGAAATCTTATTGGTGTTGATGGGTTctaattttcttcattattattttgcatTAGTTAATCATTATCTGTCTATTCTATATTTATCTACTACAAGAAGTTCTGTTGTCTAAAACTCTTGTTACTATTAGGAATATGTTTATATTCCAAAATGAAAATTAGGGTTGGATTGTTTACTTCACACGAGCATAATTGTTTACTTCACACGAGCATAGTTGTTTAATGTGGTAGATGATATGCAGGTCAAGCAGATTTGGAAGGCTACAAAACATTAAATGTACAATAGCAGGAAAGAATTTGTACATGAGGTTTAGTTGCAGTACAGGTGATGCTATGGGAATGAACATGGTCTCCAAAGGAGTCCAAAATGTCCTTGATTATCTCCAAACTGATTTTCCTGACATGGAGATCATTGGCATCTCTGGTAAAATTCCCTGCTGCTTAGTTGCCATTTTTGGATTCACTCTCAGGTGATAGTCAATGATTCATTATTTTCAATCtgtgttttgaatttttcaggCAACTTCTGTTCTGATAAGAAACCAGCAGCTGTAAATTGGATTGAAGGGCGTGGAAAGTCAGTTGTATGTGAGGCAATCATAAAGGAAGAGGTGGTTCGGAAGGTATTGAAGACCAACGTAGCCACCCTGGTGGAGCTTAACATGCTCAAAAACCTTACCGGTTCAGCTATGGCTGGTGCTCTTGGTGGGTTTAATGCCCATGCCAGCAATATTGTTACTGCAGTCTACATAGCCACAGGGCAGGATCCTGCTCAGAATGTTGAGAGCTCTCACTGCATTACCATGATGGAAGCTGTTAATGGTGGCAAGGACCTTCACATCTCAGTCACCATGCCTTCAATTGAGGTAAACATTTATACTATAGAagcctaaaatatttatttccaaTTTATTGGTTTAGCACTTTGTTTAACAGGTCTGTTGAAAAGTACTTAAATGgttatgcattaaaaaaaatctattaattttGAGCTCTGGCAACAAAGTTCCAACTCCTTTTTTCTAATAAGGTATCGATTTGGTTCAGGTGGGCACAGTTGGAGGTGGCACCCAACTAGCATCTCAGTCAGCTTGCTTGAACCTACTTGGAGTGAAGGGTGCTAGCAAGGACTCCCCAGGATCAAACTCAAGACTCTTGTCCACCATCATTGCTGGTTCTGTTCTGGCAGGGGAGCTGTCCCTGATGTCAGCTATTGCAGCCGGGCAGCTTATCAAGAGCCACATGAAATACAATAGATCTAGCAAAGACGTGTCAGAGATAGCACCCTCAAATTGAATACTATCATCccatatttgattaattgatatGACAAGACTTTATCTTATAATGAAAATCAGAAGTAAATCTCCAGCAAAAGACATGTGGTAAGTACAAAAATCAAGGGTAGTTGTTGGCTAGTGTTAAGGACTTGAGGGGACAAACAAGGGGAAGTCCATGTGGACGAACTAGTACctagaaaataaacaaagccTGTTCATGTTGCCGGATCCATGTGACTCCGGTGGGCATCTCTTtcaattgtgaattttttttattttttggagggGGTGGTGGATAGTGGATGGGACACCAGGACTTGTTTAAATCTCTGTCTGTTGCATGGTATGCCAATTGCTTGCATCACACCAAGACTTGGTTTCTCTGTTCCAGCCTGTGATCTTCACCAGCAttgttcaaataatttaatccaTGTTGTTAACTGTATTTCAGAAAAAGAGCATATCTTAATCAGATTTAGATCCGTTTTAAGTGTCTGTTGCTTGTATTGTAACTTCACTCGTTGACTGCTATCAGGCTAATCACATGGTGTTAGTCAGGAGATTAGTCAAGGCTTTGTCCAA from the Populus nigra chromosome 9, ddPopNigr1.1, whole genome shotgun sequence genome contains:
- the LOC133703174 gene encoding PI-PLC X domain-containing protein At5g67130-like, which translates into the protein MGFSRNLFLIITASVILVDVAAACSNGQCKILDECSSNQDCGAGLYCFSCPAGFSGSRCVRSTITNQFKLLNNSLPFNKYAFLTTHNAFAIDGYPSHTGIPRITVTNQEDRITEQLNNGVRALMLDTYDFRGDVWLCHSFKGKCYDFTAFGPAIDTLKEIEAFLSANPTEIVTLILEDYVQAPNGLTKVFADAGLMKYWFPVSKMPKNGQDWPLVSDMVQNNQRLLVFTSIQSKEASEGIAYQWNYMVENQYGDDGMKAGSCPNRKESPPLDDRSRSLVLVNYFRSISMKKLSCEDNSENLINMLRTCDGAAASRWANFVAVNYYKRSEGGGSFQAVDLLNGKLLCGCDDIHACVPGSTSGACSL
- the LOC133702972 gene encoding 3-hydroxy-3-methylglutaryl-coenzyme A reductase 3-like, whose amino-acid sequence is MDKAAGEPLKQYHRQRHHHNDHHNLPTPTSLKASDALPLPLYLTNGLFFGLFFSVAYFLLHRWREKIRNSTPLHILTFPEIAGIVCLSASVVYLLGFFGIGIAQSFISRGSQDSWDVEEDQMMEKKGGLCAAEKCSGPAKSPAASLACTLAPVPSARAVSTMFQTPLLGSDDEEVIKGVVSGDIPSYSLESKLSDCKRAAVIRREALQRMTGRSLEGLPLEGFDYESILGQCCEMPVGYVQIPVGVAGPLLLDGKEYTVPMATTEGCLVASTNRGCKAIYASGGASSVLLRDGMTRAPVVRFGTAKRAAELKFFTEDPANFDTLCVVFNRSSRFGRLQNIKCTIAGKNLYMRFSCSTGDAMGMNMVSKGVQNVLDYLQTDFPDMEIIGISGNFCSDKKPAAVNWIEGRGKSVVCEAIIKEEVVRKVLKTNVATLVELNMLKNLTGSAMAGALGGFNAHASNIVTAVYIATGQDPAQNVESSHCITMMEAVNGGKDLHISVTMPSIEVGTVGGGTQLASQSACLNLLGVKGASKDSPGSNSRLLSTIIAGSVLAGELSLMSAIAAGQLIKSHMKYNRSSKDVSEIAPSN